The nucleotide window aaaaattcaaattatgtaattatttgaaACTGAATTTATCTCCTTGTACAATAGTcttaacttattttatttttcaagttttataTGAGAAATATCTCtcattctcttttgtttgttcAGTTTATTACTTTATTGTTTATCAgctttgaattatatatatatatatatattaatattaaaattttatattaaaaaatgacatCTTATCCATTGTGTATTTTTCAAATGTTAATTTGTTGACATGGTGACATGAAAATCAATGTAAAATTAATGATATCACACAGTGAGTGCCAAACATCATACAATGTCACATCAATCTATTTTGATCAGCATCATAATCTCATTGCTTCTCAATTTTGACCcttcatttataaaattaattcaataaaaattttataaaataagaattcaaataaaatttaaaaaaactttaaaaacatctaaattgtttatttgtacATCATCACTTGCAATGCAatgacaaattaaataaaaataataaaaacgaTAAGGATCtgaatgcaaaaaaaataaaaataaaaaaggaaggaCGTTTACGGAAATACGCCGTACGCGTTTCAATAACGAAAGcacttattatttaatttttgcaaaaacaACCCTCAAAATTAAAGGGCACGCCGGCATCAGGCATGGAAATCCCGTGTggtttttttccaaaaataaccctctatttatttgtatttatatatatttcatgataTCAAATGCGTTTCAAACCCTTTCACATCTCTTCTTCGTCTTCATTCCTACATCTCCGAGGGCAAGGGCCGGAGCTGGAACCCGATCGATCGCCATTCTCCGATGATGCTTCTCCGAAGACCCTTCTTCTCATCCTATAAGGGCTCCTCCTTCGCCTCCTCCTCTCTTTGTGCTGTGGATGATCGGAGGGATGGTGGTGGCGCTGTGgcggaggaggatgatgatcgGTGGTCGACGATGCTTCCGGAGTTGATGGAGGAGATCATAAAGAGGGTGGAGTCTAGCGAGGAGCGTTGGCCCCTTCGCCGGAGCGTTGTCGCCTGCGCCTGCGTCTGCCGCCACTGGCGCGAAGTCACCACCGGCGTCGTGCGACCGCCCCTTGAATCTGGAACTATCACCTTCCCTTCTTCCCTCAAAGAGGTCTGATTCTTTCCCTAGGTCTCCAATTTATTCAGATTAAATGTGTTTCTGATTTCGTGTATTATGTGTGATTTCTATGTtggtttgattgatttttgttgGAATTTCTGGTCGGTTTGCAGCCAGGGCCCCGGGGACATCCGATGCAGTGTTTCATCAAGAGGAACAAGAAGACTTCCACGTATTACTTGTATCTCAGCTTGACGCAAAGTGAGTGCTTTTCATCTGGATTAATTGTTATTTCTGatgcttttattgtttatatgaTGAAGGTCTCTTCAAGTTGGagtacattgtttttttttttaattgcaaagtTACGTTCTTTTTTGGATGAATTGCcatgtatttgtaatttgttgCTCATTATTCTTGTCTGCCAGTTATGAACAGATTGCTTTTTGAATATTTGATGTTGGATCTTGACTTTGACTGGGGCTTTCTCGTGTAATATTGTTGGTTTAGTATTTAGATTTGACTGTTGATCCTGACTAGTTTTTTAATGTTGACAATCACacttttgcatttattttattttattttattgcaaaAAAGCACATTGGCGGTGGAATTGATGTTATTTGATGAATTCCATGAACCCGTGGTTTTTGAAGattgttttgctttttattaGTTTGTGTTGAAAGAGCAACTTTTTGGGAAGTCCCATCTCACATTATGATGATATTAAGTTTTTACCTTTGCAAAAGTCTTTCAATCTTGATCTTAGTACCTTCAGGTTGCAAGCTACAAACTCTTAAAGAGATCATAATCCTTTTGGATTCTTTTCTCAAAGCTCAAACTTGATCTTTTGTTTATTAGTTAGCGCCTTTCCAGTCTTGGAAAAGCTAGCTTATGAGCAGCAATATCCATGTGATGACTAGTGTGCCCTTTTAGAGGCTCCATTCAAATGATGATTGTGAATTCGGGACATGTTTCTTTGCTCATTTGAAAATATCAAGGTGGAGATGATCAAACGTTGATTATCATAGGTAATTCCTATGGATAGATGTAAAGCCTTGGGTTGAAATGATGAGCTTTTAGTTCTAACTAATGTGTATTTAATTGCACATGAAGAAATATTGATTAGTAAAATTAGTGTGTGCAAACCTAACTCCTTAATCCCATAAATAGGTTGTAAGCTATTTGGTCTTATCATAGCATGTAGGTTTGAAAtgttaaataatgaaattttgatATGCAAGAAAAGAATTTGTTCTCGAAATGAAGTGCTTTAAAATATAAGCCAAGAGGGAGTTCGTATTTAATTAGAGACCATCCATCCTTGAGTTTAAGGTCTCTGGTGTTGCAAGAGAAATGTTGTTGAAAATTCCAAGACATATAGTTTGTGGAATAGGATCATTCTGATTATTAGAGTCGTTATGGAGATCTGATAAACAGGTTGATTCAACCTAACATGATGGGTTTTTTTGGGAAAGATGAAGACTTCGGTCTTGGTGATGAGATCAAATATAATCCTTGCTGATGGGTTTTCTTAAGCATTCTAGAGCGCTATTTTACCTTTTTGTTTTGGGTATGTTGCAAAAGTTGTCATACGAGATCATAATCAGAGTTCCCATAGGACTGGCTGGCGTATTGAAGGTAAAAGATGTAATTTGGAACAGGTGCTTCCCTCGAGATTTATTAAAGCTCAGAGGTCTACTAGGTTATTCACTaaattgagaaattattttaaaatggatCCATTCAGCATACTcaataccaaaaagaaaaatggcatATGATGGTTAACATGGTAAGTTCCCATTGGCTGCTGTACATGGCATGTAAGAATCACTATTTCATCCAACACTTAAAACCATGCTATATCTGGCTGTACTGACTCCGTAGTTCGTATACTTCTCCATTGTCTTCAATTGTAAACTTTAATAGATTCATATATCTAGGCTGAGAGCAGCAATTCACACATCTTAATCCCACAAAGAAGCATTTTCTCATATATTATGGGAAAATTCTTCTATAGACCTGATGTGTTCCAGAACAACCATTGGATAAGTGCAATGTCATAGTGCACTGTAAGATAAACGATTTAGAGATATCCTTATTTCCCTAGGGTGCTCATACCATGGTTTGGTTCAACACATAAGTTGTGGGTAAAACTTACTCCAAGttgtgacaaaaattttaagttaGTGTTATGCTAATGGCAAGTATCATCTTTCCCATCTTCATTTGGCTGGCCATGAGAGCAACTCTTGAATGTGAAGATTCTCATAAACATagagaaagaattaaaaatGTTATGGAATCTATTAACTAcataatgtttaataattttgatttttttacattgaatTTTGCGCATGAGACCTGAATGACTGAAAAAGTTacttattgtaattaaaaattctGCAATAATAGTGACCTGGAGCACGAATTCTGCTTCCTTTTCCTTCATTTGTTAAACTCCTCAGAATGTGTTAAGACTGAATTCTCCAGAGTCATgcataccctgaatatatttgtTGGTTTATCAGtgcatataattaatttgtcCTGTCCAACCGTGCTTCTCCCTGTTAGATTAGAAGAAATCCTACTCAATTTTCTCATCGTGTTTGGTATCTAAGGCCTTTTTTAGTCTTTGACAGTTTTCGTCTGTGATGGAGGGCATTTGTTTGCATGATGTATTTTTCCAAGCTAGattttattcatgtatttttcatttttttttattcgtgGTCTTGTAGCATTTGCAGATAAAGGGAAGTTTCTCTTGGCAGCTAAAAGATTTAGGTGTGGCGCCCATACGGAATACATTATCTCACTAGATGCTGATGACTTGTCGCAAGGAAGTAATGCATACGTGGGAAAGTTGAGGTGTGGCTTTGGACTTCCATTAGTTTCCATGTTCTACTAAGTAATGCACATGTCCATCCAATATTGCCACAAACTTGcaattattttttccattatatcctattttttatttggatgGATGAATAATTAACAGAGAGTTATGgattaaaaaagaattttgtAGATGATaccttcattttcatttttcaatagaAGAATACAATATAAGTGCTTCAGATACCTGAAACTCATCTTTGTTAAAGAGATCTATGTCATGGattataaaatgatatttatttctatGTTGCCTGATTAGCTAAAGTTTGAGTTTGTCTAGGGTGAATTTTGCTTAGACTAATCTTAATTTTCAAGAAGAGTCGCACAATAAAGAAGTGCCGCATAACTTAACTCTGAGCCTCTTAACTTAAGGAACAAGTCTACTGGCTCTCCAAGTGACCCAGGCTTGAGCAGATTTCCCCCTTGTTTAGTGTCAAATTCGGCATCTCCTCAAAAGATCAACATTGACGTATGAATACAGAAAACTCTTGTCCATGTTTGAGCTTGTGCTCAATTGCTGATTCAACCTCAAGACTCGAATAATGATGGCATTTGTGCGACCAAGCATATATGGAATTTCTTCTGACTGATTGATTTATGCTCTTTTTTGTGACGTGTAATTGAGGTTGACTAGAATTGGATCCTGATTTAAAACCAGGTTCTATGATTCACTGGAATCGGTTTAAGTTTGTGAATAGAATTACATTATGATTGAATCTGAAGCTTTCAGTCACATGTTACCATTGAATTAAGTTAGGTAAAGATTTCAGGTATCAtggatttcattttatttttctgggCTTTCAGTGATGAGATTCTAAACCTGGCTGATAAATTTTGTGGATCATTCTCGTGTGGCTATAAAATATGAAGCATGCATTGATCAGGATTTAAGatgatttatatttcttttttcttatttcggACGATTGCATCCATTGTTTAATGCATGTATATGGCCTTTTTATGTGAAAGAGTTCATGGAAGATGACATTCATGTATAATTTTAATGCATGTTAATGGTCTATAAATAAACTAAGGTCAGATAAATTCAGTTATTCTGTAAATGCATTCCTTCTGAAACCTTTGTACTCTGTGTCTTGTTGCAGATCCAATTTTTTAGGAACCAAGTTCACAATCTACGACAGCCGGCCTCCTTACAGTGGTGCGAAGGCATTAAGTTGCCGAACAAGCCGTCGTTTCCCTAGCAAGCAGATAAGCCCACAGGTTCCTGCAGGCAATTTTGAGATAGGCAAAGTATCTTACAAATTCAATCTTGTCAAAACAAGAGGACCGAGAAGGATGATGTGCACAATGCGTTGCCCTCCTGCACAAACACCAATTATCGATGAAGATCCTAAGTCAACAAGCTCCCCAGAGGCTGTTTCTAGACCTGTTGTCCTGAAAAACAAAGCCCCGAGGTGGCACGAGCACCTGCAATGTTGGTGCTTGAATTTTCATGGTAGGGTCACTGTTGCCTCTGTGAAGAATTTCCAGCTTGCAGCGGCAGCAGTAGATCCCAGCCAATCAGGGTCAACAGGGGATGAAGAGACAGTGCTGCTTCAGTTCGGTAAGGTCGGGGATGACATGTTCACCATGGACTATCGGCAACCACTCTCGGCCTTTCAGGCATTCGCCATTTGTCTGACTAGCTTTGGTACTAAACTTGCTTGCGAATAAAATGCCATTATCGTCCCTAGCTATTTTTGCTGTAACAAGCCAGCTGGGCTTTTGATTTTCCTCCATAGACGGGTCTGTGTAGCATGTTTGCGTGCTTGTCTTTGTTGCAGTTGTTGCTACTGCTTAAACTGAGCAATACTTCGCTCGGAAGTATTGCTGTGCATTTGAATCTGCTTTTCGACAAAAGGGATCGTCATGGGACaaattgtatatatttgatgatctGTGAATGAAGAAAGGTTCTTGCTTGTCTGTGCTTCTAGTTATTAAACTGTTTAGCATGTCTCTGTTAATGAGGTTTTTACTtgctttcttttgaaaaataggGTTAACACTTGCAactttggtttttaatattacaagtttttaatttatatttacagGAGTGTTTTGTGCAAAtggcataaaaataataaatagtatatcatttttaatattataatttataaaacgACAAGTTATTTACCTTTTGATAGTACTTTTTTAGTGTTGTACATTAAAAAGGGTAAAGTGTTTACCGTTTAAAGTCCGATTTCTTTGGCCAATGTCTCTATGTGCCTACAAATTATGTTTGAATCCAACTTCGAATGATCTTGGGAGATCATTGTTGATCTGCATATATGAGGACCGTTTTATTTTGTAATCTctaaatatgttttcttttgctataAGATGTTCAAACTTTGTAACTGTATTTATCGCCATATGACTTACATCTTCCTAATTACCAAGTCAAATCGGAATCAATTACTTTATGTTCCATAGATTTCTACAAACAATAATACGTGATAGTTGTTACGACATTatctttatttcaaaattacatGCTTATATGAAATTCTGCATCTATTATCCCCATTAATATGTTGGTATATGATAAAGGGTACTCAGAAATTTTCTCAAATTAAGTGAATGAAAACCGTAAATAGTATacccatttttataatattataaagaaaataataaatagtttacagttttttatattattatattaaggtTTTCTTTTTGGGCAAGAAGAGTCCCATGCTAAGTCCTCAACAATAGTGACTAATCTTGAGGCAAGAAGACTCTTTTAcggcttttttttttggccttaGTCTCAGACATTCTTGATACTATGATGAACTATGCTCTCTATTAGGGGATTCTTTATGGGGTCCCTCTAGGGAAATAGGGGAAGATGTGACACTTCCAATACGCTTATTATTCTAACGACTAGTGGTATAGAAAACCTTAGGATTATTATTAAACTCATATTTTACCTCTTTGAAGGTATTTCAGGCTTTGCGATAAACTTCCAAAAGACTTGCTTATACTTTTCCTTTTTGGTACAATCCTGACCTCTCTACATCCCGGACACTAAACTGCACAACTGGGTAACTCCCACTTATATATCTCCATGTTCCTATCtagggacggaaccaggacttaATAGTAAGGGGGGCTGAAGCctaaaggcaaaacaaaaaaataaaaagtaaaaaaatagtctaacaaaataattattttaaatgaagaataatgggctaatataaccaaaatttgaatacacatattaaaaaaatataaaatgtgaaaaaatgctccaagtgggatttgaacttgggtggatcAGAAGAGATCACATATCCTATGAATAATaacccactaaccactcaagcacacccaCATTTCACATTTTTGTGTgtccaaatattgtattttacatgaaattaagtatagaaaaatcaaaaaccacaaaatcttatattgtttaaaaagtatttctCCGGCGCCGagggggggcttcagcccctgctagccccccttggttccgccctGTTCCTATCTCTAGGAGACGCCCATGGAAGCAAGATTGGTTGAAGTCTTGGTCAAAGTTAGTGTTTGTGTCTCCTTGGTGTGGGGTGAAAATAATCCGGTATAATTACTTCCAAAATGATTTTACTCATAGCCTCTATCACAATATCACTCAACGAAAGTGTTGGGGAGACTTAAGGCTCACTTAAGACACCTTTTGGAAGCACTAACACACTCGTAGATGTTCCAATAACTTGTAAATGTTAGTCTTTAAAACACATGCAAAGTCAAGgcaataatagagaaagaaggaaaacacacacacaaaccatAACACAGTAATTACGTGGAGTTCGACACTCTTGCCAACATCTCCACGAGGGTCAGGAATTGGAATCCACCATGAAGAATATCTCTGATAGCTTAAACAACTCTCAAGCTCGTCTCAAGAACAACACAATAAGAAAATCCTGACCTACAATCCTCATCCCCAACATAATGAGAGATGATCTATATAACATAAGTCAGCATGTGACTAACATGCACATGCCCATAGGGCCCAACACCAAAATGGGCTCTAAATGGGCCCATGGATAATGAGAATGAAATTCTTTCCCACCACTACCACTCATAattatttcttatcattgtttctcttcacaATTCTCCACCTCGTTTCTCATTTGATACCAAATGCAAAACGAACAAGGATTTCTTCATGCTGAGACCATCAAGATAGGACATCTCTACCGAACTCAAATAGTCGATTCCCAAACCCCAAAAATTCCCTTATTAGCATAAGTCAAGATTGAGCAAGTTCAAGCAATGTTGAAACTTGCTCTTTGGAACCACTTTGGTGAATATATCTGCAGGATTGTCGCTGGTGTGCACCTTCAGTAAGTAGATAGAGCCTTCCTCTATTACATCATGTACAAAATGATACCAGATATCCATATGCTTGGTACGAGCATGGCGCACCTGATTTCTAGCCAAATGAATTGCACTTTGACTGTCACACCCCTAGTCCACCATGCCCTGCTCAATCCCCAAATCATCTAGCAAACCCCATAACCACAAATCTTCTTTCACTACTTCTGCCTCGGCCATATACTCAGCCTCTATGGTAGATAGTGCCACTGTGGCTTGTAACACCGATCGCCAACTAACTGGAGCATCAAGTATCTGAAATACATAACCAGTAGTGGATCGTTGTTTGTCTAGATCACTTGCATAATCTGAGTCCACAAACCCACTCAACTGACATGTTTCTCCACCAAGACACAAACCCATGCTAATGGTACCCTTCAAGTACCTCAGAATCCATTTCACTGCTTCCCTAGTGAGGCATTCCCGGATTTGCCATGAATCAGCTGAACACACTGACTGCCTGTGAAATATCTGGACATGTACATACCATCGCATATATTAGACTGCATACTGCACAAGCATAAGGAACACGAGccatgtgttctttttttttttccttagttGTGGGAGATAGCTTACTAGAGAGTCAAAAATGTGGGGCCAATGGAGTCACCACCGGCTTAGCATCTTGCATTTCAAACCTTGATATTACTTTCTCAAGGTAACCCTTATGATGTAGAAATAGCTTACGGCTTGACCTCTCTCTTCTGATCTCCATACCTAGTATTTTCTTGGCAGCGCCCATACACTTCATCACAAACTCCTTACTGAGTTGAGATTTTAACCTATCTATCTCCACATTGCTCTTGCTAGCAATAAGCATGTCATCCATGTATAACAGGAGATAGATGTATGCATCACCACAAAGCTTACGAAAGTAAACACAATAATCATACTTGCTTCTAGAGTAACCCTTCTTGAACATAAAAGTATCAAAGCGCTTGTACCACTGTCGAGGTGACTACTTCAAACCATAAAGTGATTTCCTCAAGCCGCAAACCtgattctctttttcttcaagtTTGTACCCCTTCAGCTGATACATATAAATTTCCTCATCTAAGTCACCGTTTAAGGTCGTCTTAACATCAAGTTGTTCCAGCCAAAGATCACCATGAGCTACCAAACTCAACAATACACGGATAGAGGTGTGCTTCActacagaagaaaaaaatctcattATAGTCCACCCTTTCTTTCTGTGCAAATCCCTTAGCAACTAGTCTTGCCTTGTACCTTGTGCCACAAGACTTAGATGaatcttcctttttcttgtatACCCACTTACAGCCTATAGCATGCTTACCAATGGGCAACGGGACAACTTCCCAAGTTTGGTTCTTTCAAAGAGACTCCATCTCTTCCTCCATTGCAACCAACCATGTCTCACTATTCTCATCTTGGATAGCTTGCTTAAAAGTGACCGGCTCATCATCCTCCACCGAGAGTGCATACTCAACCAAGTGTACTTGCCCATAGTGTTTCAGAGGTTCGTCTGACCCAAACTTTTGAACTAGTTTAACTTGCCTCTTTGGCCTAGTAGTAGCCAAAGACTCTGTTTTTTGCTACTGTAGTGTTTGTTATTCTCTTGATGAACCTCCTTATGTTCATTTATAGCAACATTCTCATGAACATGGCTAGGGCATGGTTGGTCTTCAGATCCATCAATCTCCACCACTTGGGTGTTTGTTGTTaactcatcaccatcaccattaaGAGGCTTCATAGTTTTAGGCAAAGCTAATATGGAATTCTCATTAAAAGTAACATCCCTGCTGACTATGAACTTTGAATCTTCCAAACACCAAAGGCAATAGCCTTTCACTCCTTTTGTATACCCCAAGAAAATTGCCTTTCTTGGCTCTAGGATCAAGCTTATTCTCCTTCACATGGTAGTACGCTACAACTGAAAATTCTAAGAACATCATAGTCTGCATGTTCTCCTGACCATAGTCTGTAGGGTGTGTTACTATCCAGGGTGGAATGTGGAGCTTTGTTCACTATATAGCATGTTGTTGCCACTAATTTTGCCCACCATTCTCTGCCCAAACCAGAATTAGATCTCATACATCTCGCCCTCTCAAGCAATGTACGGTTCAGCCTCTCTGCAACCCCATTCTGCTGTGGTGTATTCCTAACTGTCCAATGTCAAACAATACCTTTTTGATCACAAAACTCCTTGAAGACACCTTCAGTGTACTCTGTACCATTATTTGACCTAATTGCCTTCAACTTTCTACCCATTCTATTCTCAACCATTGCTCTCCACCGCTTGAATGTCTCAAATACTTCATTTTTATGTTTCAGAAAATATACCCAAGCATACCTTgagtaatcatcaataaatgagaCAAAGTATCTGGAACCCCTTTTTGAAGCAACTTTAGACAACCCCATACGTCTGTGTGTACATAGTCTAATAGTCTTCTACTCTTGTACTTGCTTGTGGTGAACTTGACTCGGTGTGCCTTTCCATACACTCAGTGCTCATAAAAGTCCATGCAAGGTTTCTCCAAGTTCTTCAGCAAACCTTCCTTCCCAAGTAGAGTTAAACCCTTTTCTGACATATGTCCAAGATGCATGTGCCAAAGTTTAGTACAATCTGATAGGTTACTGCTTTTGGAAATCCCGATTGCTGCATTATCTTTGATTGTCATACCTAACAAAGCATATAGATTGCCATGACGAACACCCTTCATCACCACCATGGAGCCTCGAACAACTTTTAGAATTCCTTTGTGGGCCACAATCTTGCATCCACCAGATTCCAATACACCAAGTGAAATTAGGTTCTTCCTCAAATCTGGAACATGACTTACATCTGTCAAGGTTCTGATAATCCTATCATGCATCTTGATTCTAATTAAACCAAGCCCAACTGTTTCGTAAGCATGATCATTGCCCATCAATACATTACCGCCATCAATGTTCTCATAGTTTGTAAACCACTTCCTATTTGGACAATGTGATAAGAGCAACCTGAATCAAGCATCCATTTCCAGGAAATGTCTTCACCTTGATTGACCATAAAGCATTCATCATTGTCCTCATCTGAAGCATAACTTGCTTCTTTTTTGATCTGCTTCcccttgttatttttgttgttcttcttccttGAATTTACTTTCTTGTTGGAACAGTCGGTCTTAAAATGCCAGAGCTCTCCGCAATTGTAGCATACTACTTTTGCAATGGGTCTTGACTTTGATCTTGATTTCCCTCTTTGCATCTTCCCCTTTTAATTTAACCTTCCCCTTATAAACAATCCTTGTGCTTGCTCCTTGTCCACTCTTCCACCTGTAGCCATCTTCAGAAGATCATAGGATAAGAGTTATGTTCTAACATCTTTCATAGAGAGTGTCTCACCCACAAGCATCAATGTTTGTACAAGGTTCTCAAATGATGGTGGTAAAGAAAGTAGCAAAAGAATAGATTGATCTTCATCCTCTACTTTGATCTCCACAtccttcaaatttgaaattaaactaTCCTTTCAAACTTGCTTATGTGATCTCGGATTGAAGTTCCTTCATCCATTTTGCAAGTGTACAACTTGGCCTTCAAGTAGATGCGATATGTCAAGGTTTTGGTCATGATATTGGACTCTAATTTCAACCACACGCTGGCTGTTGTCACCTCGTCATTCACCAATTAGGAGGCGACATCCCtatccaaacacaaaataatgGCGGTGTATGCCTCCATATCAAGATCTTCCCAATCTTCATCACTCATTTCTTTGGGTTTCTTTTCCTTCCCCAAAAGTGACTTGTGTAGTTTTTTTGATATCAACAAATTCTTCATTTGCATCTTCCAATAAGAGAAATCATTCTTCCCATTGAACTTCTCAATCTCATACTTCCCAACCTTAGCATTCCAATTGAAGACATCTTTCAGGAATTTTGTTGAACATCTTGTGTGCAGAAATTTACCTAAGCTATAAACCAATAGCTCTGATGCCAATTATTAGGGAGACTTAAGGCTCACTTAAGACACGTTTCGGAAGCACTAACACACCCGTAGATGTTCCAATAACCTATCAATGTTAGTCTCCAAAACACATGCAAAGTTAGAGCgataatagagaaagaaggaaaacacacacacaaaccatGACACAGTAATTACGTGGAGTTCGACACTCTTGCCTACATCTCCGTGGGGGTCGGGAATTGGAATCCACCATGAAGAATATCTCTGATAGCTTGAACAACTTTCAAGCTCGTCTTAAGaacaaaacaataagaaaatcctGACCTACAATCCTCATCCCCAACACAATGAGAGATGATCTATATAACATAAGTTAGCATGTGACTAACATGCACATGCACACAGGGCCCAACACCAAAATGGGCTCCAAATGAGCCCATGGATAATGAGAATGAAATTCTTTCCCACCACTGCTACTCatagttatttcttatcattgtttctcttcacGGAAAATCCTTCATGTGGCGTGGGATATTGACTTATTTCCCAGCTCTCCGCTCTTACATTATCTTGATCATCAAGGATGGAGCTTCCACTTTGTTTTGGCCAGAGTTGTTATGATCCTCAAACCTACCTATGGGGTAGGTTCGGGATGTCCTACAGGCAATTTTTTCAGTCTTGCCACTCCTGAACATTGCCTCTATTGCTCATATTTAGAAGCCGGTTACTGGGCCTTCATTGGGAAGAGAGGATTACAAGACTTGGAGTTTGACGAGCAATGGAGTCTTCTTGGTGAAGTTCGTTTATTGTTTCCTTAATGATAGAGTACCTCATAACCATGAGATACCACTCATTTGGGAAGATGTCTGTCGATGAAAGATCTGTATCTTCAATTGGTTAGTATGGGATAATAAAATTCTTTCTCTGAAAAACCTAGCTAGTGGAGGGTGCAAAAGTCTTTTAACAGTTACCTACATGCTTTATCATTCAACAATCACACCATTT belongs to Dioscorea cayenensis subsp. rotundata cultivar TDr96_F1 chromosome 17, TDr96_F1_v2_PseudoChromosome.rev07_lg8_w22 25.fasta, whole genome shotgun sequence and includes:
- the LOC120280618 gene encoding tubby-like F-box protein 1 isoform X2, with the protein product MMLLRRPFFSSYKGSSFASSSLCAVDDRRDGGGAVAEEDDDRWSTMLPELMEEIIKRVESSEERWPLRRSVVACACVCRHWREVTTGVVRPPLESGTITFPSSLKEPGPRGHPMQCFIKRNKKTSTYYLYLSLTQNKGKFLLAAKRFRCGAHTEYIISLDADDLSQGSNAYVGKLRSNFLGTKFTIYDSRPPYSGAKALSCRTSRRFPSKQISPQVPAGNFEIGKVSYKFNLVKTRGPRRMMCTMRCPPAQTPIIDEDPKSTSSPEAVSRPVVLKNKAPRWHEHLQCWCLNFHGRVTVASVKNFQLAAAAVDPSQSGSTGDEETVLLQFGKVGDDMFTMDYRQPLSAFQAFAICLTSFGTKLACE
- the LOC120280618 gene encoding tubby-like F-box protein 1 isoform X1 — translated: MMLLRRPFFSSYKGSSFASSSLCAVDDRRDGGGAVAEEDDDRWSTMLPELMEEIIKRVESSEERWPLRRSVVACACVCRHWREVTTGVVRPPLESGTITFPSSLKEPGPRGHPMQCFIKRNKKTSTYYLYLSLTQTFADKGKFLLAAKRFRCGAHTEYIISLDADDLSQGSNAYVGKLRSNFLGTKFTIYDSRPPYSGAKALSCRTSRRFPSKQISPQVPAGNFEIGKVSYKFNLVKTRGPRRMMCTMRCPPAQTPIIDEDPKSTSSPEAVSRPVVLKNKAPRWHEHLQCWCLNFHGRVTVASVKNFQLAAAAVDPSQSGSTGDEETVLLQFGKVGDDMFTMDYRQPLSAFQAFAICLTSFGTKLACE